A region of the Terriglobia bacterium genome:
TGGCCAAGAGCAGTCCTAATTGGAAATGTACGGCCGTTGATCGCCAGACCGTGAGCATTGAGACGCCGTCACCCGTCACCCGCTTGCCGGAACTGCTGGCGCTGGAGAAGTACGCCATCGTCAAGCGAATGGGAGACAACACCCTGGTGGGCAGCGGGCCTTACCGACTGAACGAATGGAAGCCGGGCGAGCGGGCGCTGCTTTCCGCCAACGACGACTACTGGGCGGGCCGCTCATTTCCTGACATGATTGAATTCATTTTGGGCGCGACGCTGCGCGACCAACTGGCGGAACGCCAACTGGGGCCTTATTCCGCCGCCGAGCTTACGCTGGACCAGACGCGCGCGGTGGAATCGGCCAACCAGAACATTTCTTTGTCGCGGCCGTCAGACCTTCTGGTGGTGCTCTTCTTCCAGCCAGACCTCGCGGCTTCTTCGGCCGCCCCGGCGAAGAAGGCCATTGATCCCCGCGTGCGCGAAGTGCTGGCTTATGCCCTGAACCGCGGCGCCATCAACAACCTGCTGCTGCAGAAGCGAGGCGCGCCGGCGTCCGGGCTGCTGCCGCAGTGGCTCACGGGATACGAATTTCTTTTTCCCGGCAGCTTTGATCTGGAACACGCCAAGCAACTGCGGCAAGAAACCGCGGCGTTGGTGATTGTTCCGCGCATCTCGCTGGCGTATGACTTCGCCGACCCGGTGGCCAAACTGGTGGCTGAGCGGATCGCACTGGACGCGCGCGAAGCCGGGCTGGTGGTGCAGCCGTTCGCTGAATCTCATGTGAATAGCCGCTCGGCGCGAGCGGCCATCAACGCGGACGCGGTGCTGCTGCGTATTCCGCTGGCTTCGCTGGAGCCTTCGGTCGCGCTGGCCGCGGTGTCCGATGAGCTTGGCCTCAGCGACGCGTCGGCTGCGGCGCTGAGCGCGTCGCGTCCGGAGGATGTGTTCGCCGCCGAGCAGAAAGCGCTGGAGCGCTTTCGCGTAATTCCCGTCGCGCACATTCCGCAGGTGCTGTGGTTGAATGTCGGCATCCGCAACTGGCAGCAGATGCCCAACGGCTCGTGGGCGCTGGACCAGCTGTGGACGGAAGGAATCAGGTAACGCGTGTCATTGCGGACCAAACTTCTTCTGGTGGTGGCCATGGGCATTGCAGCCAGCGTGGGCGCCGTGGCCTGGCTGATTGAAGAGCGCGCGCATGAGGCGTTTCGCCAGGTGGAAGAAGAACGGACCGCGGGCCTGGTGAACCAGTTTCGCCGCGAGTTTGACCACGAAGGCGAAGAAATTATTCACGGCGTGGAGACCATCGCCAATTCTGATTCCATGCTGCGCATGACCACGGAGATCACCAACGGCGCGGACGTGGCCGTCTACATGAACGAGGCCGCCGGGTATGCTGCCGCGCAGCGCCTGGATTTTCTGGATTTCATCTCGCCCGACGGCACCATTATTTCTTCCGCGCACTGGCCGGCGCGTGTCGGCTACAAGCAGCGGTGGTTTTTGGATCCGGCGGTCCCGCTTCCGCAGCCGGCCTTTCTCCGCCACGTGGAAAACCAGCAGGGCAGCACGCTGGCCATGCTGTGCCTGCGTCCGGTGCGTACGCACGGCGCGAATTACTACCTGGTCGGCGGGCGTCGCCTGGACGCGGTGCTGAAATCGCTTTCGCCACCGGAAGGGGTCCGCGTCTCCATTTACAGCGTGCCGGAGCAAGGACCGCCGGAGGTCCTGACCTCCACCGCGCCGGGCGCGGCGAAAGACACGCTGGACGTCAACAAGTTCATGGCCACCATCCAGAAGTCCATCGCGGAAAACTCCGAGCAAGCCACCACCGTGGAGTGGGGACGGGCCATGCAGTTGGAAGAGATTGTCCACGTGATTCCCCTGCCCGGTTATTCCGGCAAGGTGCCAGCGGCGCTGCTGGTGGGCAACTCGCTGGAGCAGGAGCTGACGCTGGAAAAACGTATCCGCAATATCAGCCTGATCATCGCCGGCGTGGGCGTATTTCTGGGCGTGGTGATTACCGGTATTCTGACCACGCGCATGAGCAGTCCGGTGAAAAAGCTGGCCGCTGCCGCGGCCCAGGTGGGCCAAGGCAACTGGGACGTGCGCGTGGACGTGAAGTCGAAGGATGAAGTGGGCAAGCTGGCTGTGGCCTTCAACAAAATGACGGAAGAGCTGATGGCCCAGCGCGAACGCCTGGTGCAGAGCGAACGCGTGGCCGCGTGGCGCGAGCTGGCGCGACGCCTGGCGCATGAACTCAAGAACCCGCTCTTTCCCCTGCAGATCACCGTGGAAAACCTGCTGCGCGCGCGGGAAAACACTCCACAGGAGTTTGACGAAGTCTTTCGCGAAAGCACGGCGACGTTGCTGGCGGAGATCGCGAACTTGAAGACCATTATCGGGCGCTTCAGCGATTTTTCGAAGATGCCCGCGCCGCAACTCCAGGCCGTGGACCTGGACGAACTTGTCCGCAGCGTGGTCCAACTCTTTCAGGGCCAGCTTACGCGCGGCGCCAACAAGATTGAGCCGGTGCTGGATCTGGGGAGGCCGCCGCAGATCAGCGGCGATCCGGTGCTGTTGCGGCGAGTGATCGAGAACCTGGTGCTCAACGCCATTGACGCCATGCCCAAAGGCGGCAAGCTGACGTTCCGCACCGCCGCCGACGGCAAGTTCGCGGTACTCGATGTCTCCGACAGCGGCACCGGTCTGACGCAGGAAGAATGCGAGCGCCTGTTCACGCCGTACTACACCACCAAGCAGCACGGGACGGGGCTGGGCCTGGCGATCGCGCAGTCGGTGGTGAGCGACCACCAGGGACGCATCAGCGTGAGCAGCCGGAAAGACCAGGGAACCACTTTTCATGTAGAGTTGCCGTTGTGGAATAGCGACTAGTCGCTAGCTGCTAGCCGCTAGTAGCTTCATTTATGAAAGCCTCACTCCTCATCGTTGACGACGACGCCAACACGCTGGCGTCACTTTCCCGCGCCTTCCGTCTGGCCGGGCATGAAGTCACCGTGTGTGACAATCCGGTGCGCGCGCTGGAGATGGTCAAAGCCGAGCCCTTTGACCTGATCTTCTCTGACGTGGTGATGCCGGTGATGGACGGCCTGAAACTGCTCGAAGCAATCCGCGCCGCGGGCGTGGTCACGCCAGTGGTGATGATGTCCGGCCAGGCGCACATTGAGATGGCGGTGAAAGCCACGCGCCTGGGCGCCATGGATTTTCTGGAAAAGCCCATCTCCACGGACAAGCTGCTGCTCACGGTGCAGAACGCGCTGCGCATGGAGCGGCTCAAGCAGGAAAACCAGCAACTTCGCCAGAAGCTGGGCGGCGACGGCATCGTCTACACCGGAGAGAAGATGAAGCGCCTGCTGGCCCAGGTGGACCGCGTGGCCGCCAGCGAAACGCGGGTGTGCATTCTGGGCGAGACCGGCACGGGCAAAGAGCTGATCGCGCGGACCGTCCACGAGAAGAGCAGCCGGCGGGAAGGCCCGTTCATCACGCTCAACTGCGCGGCCGTCCCGGCGGAGCTGATCGAGTCGGAACTGTTTGGCCATGAGAAAGGTTCGTTCACCGGAGCGGCGGGGCGGCACATCGGAAAGTTTGAGCAGGCGCACGAAGGCACGCTGTTTCTGGACGAGATCGGCGACATGCCGCTGGCCATGCAGGCCAAGCTGCTGCGCGTGCTGGAGCAGGGAGAAGTGGAACGCATCGGCGGCGACAAGCCGGTCAAGGTCAACGTGCGCGTGGTGGTGGCCACGCATCGCAACCTGGAAGAGCAGACGCGCCAGGGCGGGTTCCGCCAGGACCTGTTTCATCGCATCTTCGTGTTTCCCGTGGTGCTGCCGCCGCTGCGGGAGCGTCCGGAGGACATTCCGGCGCTGGCCGCGCACTTTGCCGCGCAAATTACAAAACAAAATGGATGGAAAGACGTGACGTTCTCTCCCGACGCGCTGCAGGCGCTTCAGGCTTACGCGTGGCCGGGGAACATCCGCGAACTGCGCAACGTGGTGGAGCGCCTGCTGCTGTTCGCCGAATCTGACACCATCACCGCCGCCACGGTGCAGACCGCGCTTCCGGGACAGGCGTCGGCTTCAGGAAGCGCGGGCGGCATGGCCTTGGCGTCCGGGTCAGGGACGCTGGCCGAACGGGTGGAGCAGGTGGAGCGGCAGATCATCCTGGAGGAGATCAAGCGGCAGAACCATCACATCACCAACGCCGCCAAGGCGCTGGGTCTGGAACGCAGCCACCTTTATAAGAAGTGCCAGCAGCTGGGGATTGATCTGCGGGAGATGCGGAAGTAGAAAAGCAGCTCTTGGCTTTTAGCCATTGGCCTTTAGCTCTTGATGCTAAGCCTTGGCTCGTGGCTGACTAGCGAGAACGAGAGACCACATGGCTGAAGTACAGAGGACGTATCCCGAACAATTTAACGAGCGCGATCTTTTCGTGCTTGAACTGGAGAAGCCCGAGGATTTTCCCGAACAGCTGGCTTTGTCCAGTCCGCGATTCGCGTGCTTGCTGGTCTGGGACGCGCGCGAATCGGACGAGGTTCGCGTGGGACAATTGGCGCGCAAGCTTCTCAGTGCAGGCGCGGTGTACATTTGCATTTGGGGTCCGGATTGCCGGCGCGTCCATGAAATTATCGGGCGAACGCCGGTCGCCGCCGCTCCTGCGCCCGTGGGCCGCGTGGCCGTGACCAGTGGCGACGCAAAAGTGCCTCTGGCCGAAGCCATCTGGGACATTCTTTACGGCTCGGTGCCTGACGAAGCGTTCGCCGCAAGCTGTGGCTCAACGGTGGGCATCACGATCGGCCTGCCGGCCCGCGCGGCGGAGGTTCGCGCGGCATTTAAGGATCCGATTGGGTTCAACGCGCGCCTGGTGCATCCGAGTTGACCCTCGAGCAGCAGGCAGCGTGCGGAAAAAGCTGTTCGCCATGAAATACCTCAAATATCTGGAGGAGCGAGATTGGGATGCGATCGATCCCAAACTCGCAGAACGCCAGAACGCTGCATATCGCCGTCAACTTTTGCGGTTGCAGCCTCGATTATCGAAGAAGGCATGGAACTACTTCTGGCTTGGTTTTGCGGAAACCGGGATTCACGACGCACGGTTGATAGCGCTCAGCGCCGGCGATGGGCTTACTCGGTTGCCCCGTTTGCTTGGCGCACCGAACCTGCTGAGTATCAAGGCGGAGTTCCTTAACCAGAACGGCAAGCTCCGATTTGCTTTTAGCTACTCGCAAATCAAGAAGTTCTCTTTCGATTTCGACGCAACTCTCGGGGCGTATTTCATCGAACTCTCGGGTGGAAAATACTTCTTTGACCGAAAGCACTATTTGAAAAACAACCACTTGGACCACGTGCTGGGCGACGAACTGTCAGCCGTGGACAAGACCTACTTGCGCCATGAGTTCATATTCGCTTCAAGCGCACGCATTGTGGTGGAAGCCGCAAGAATCTCATTACAGCGGAAGCGCGTCCAGCGTCTGCGTGCACGTTGAGGGATGCGTGGTTCGCGGAGAACGTTTAAACTAAGGGCGGTGGGGGCCTGTAGCTCAATGGTTAGAGCAGCAGACTCATAATCTGTTGGTTGTAGGTTCGAGTCCTACCGGGCCCACCAAAGTCCTACCGCGCTCCGGCCGCCACGCCCATCTTGCTGAGGATTTCGTCCACGGTCTGGATGGCGCGGTCAATTTCCTCCAAAGTGTTGTAGAAGTGCGGCGAGAAGCGCACGCCGGCGCGGGGACGGAAGTCCACCAGTACGTCGCGACGCAACAGTTCCTGGCAAACCTCCTGCGCGTTGGGCATATCAATGGCCACGGTGCCGCCGCGCAGCTCGGGGTCGCGCGGAGCGTTCACCTTCCAGCCGCGCTGGTCAGCCAGCTCGATCAGGCGCGCGGTCATGCGTTTGGATTTTGCGCGGATGCGCTCCACGCCGGCCTCGCGGATGATCTTGAGTCCGGGCATTGCCGTATAAAATCCCGGAACGTTGGACGTCCCCTGCATAAAGCGGAAAGGCTGCTCGCCGTACTTGCTGGGGCCAATCTCAAAGTCGAACGGGTGTTCGTGGGCGAACCATCCGGTGAAGGTGGGTTGAAGCTTTTTGGCCAGGTCCGGCTTTACATAAAGGTAGGAAGTGCCCGCGCCGCCGCAGAGCCACTTCAAAACGCCGCCAACGCAGAAGTCCACGTTGAAGTCTTGGACGTCGACGGGCACGTTGCCGAGCGACTGGAAGCAGTCCAGCACAACCAGCGCGCCCACTTTGTGCGCCTTCTCCACGATGGCTTTTACGTCCTTGATATAAGAGCTGCGGAAGACCACGTGCGAGATGGGGACCAGAAGAGTCTCTTCGTCAATGGCGTCAACCAGTCGGCCGGTGGGGACGTGGACGCCGTCGTCAGTGCGGACCATGTGGACGCGGGCGCCGCGCGCGCGCTGGGCTTCCCAGAAATACATAATCGAAGGGAAGTTCATGTCACTGTAAACGACCTTGTTGCGCTTGCCGCTGAAGTCAAAGCAACTGGCGATGACCGCTTGGCAGGAAGCCACGTTGAGCTGCAAGCTCACCGAGCCGGCGGGCGCGTTCATGATGGCGCCGATGGCGTCGCCCACTTCCTGGGCCATCATCCACCATTTTTCTTCCCAGGCGCGGACGCCGCGGGTGGCCCAGTCGTCACAGTACGAATGTACTGAGTCATACACGCCGCGGGGCATGGCGCCGAGCGAGTTGCTGATCATGTAAGTGGTGCGCTCCAGGATGGGGAACTCCGCTCGGAAGCGCAGCAGGTCGTCGTTTGGCGGATTGTTTCTCTGCCCGTTGTCGGTCATAGGAAAACAATTGTGCCTGAAAAAGCTCATGTTTGCACCTGGAGGGTTCGAGTATCGAAGAAGGCCAAGTATCGGCGAACAGGGCTTGGGCCGATGGGCAGCCGAGTCGAGTGACGCGCCGGCTCGCAAAAAACTTTCGTCCGCCGCGCGGTTTTTCTTTTGCACGCACGCCATGGATGCTATATTGCGCAAACTGCGATGCGAAAAACACAGACTGGTTCCAGCCGCAAGCTGACGGTGCTGTCGCTGGCGGCGGCGACGTATTTCATGGTGTCCGGCGGCCCGTACGGCATGGAGGAACTGGTGCAGGATGCCGGCTACAAGCTGGC
Encoded here:
- a CDS encoding aminotransferase class V-fold PLP-dependent enzyme gives rise to the protein MTDNGQRNNPPNDDLLRFRAEFPILERTTYMISNSLGAMPRGVYDSVHSYCDDWATRGVRAWEEKWWMMAQEVGDAIGAIMNAPAGSVSLQLNVASCQAVIASCFDFSGKRNKVVYSDMNFPSIMYFWEAQRARGARVHMVRTDDGVHVPTGRLVDAIDEETLLVPISHVVFRSSYIKDVKAIVEKAHKVGALVVLDCFQSLGNVPVDVQDFNVDFCVGGVLKWLCGGAGTSYLYVKPDLAKKLQPTFTGWFAHEHPFDFEIGPSKYGEQPFRFMQGTSNVPGFYTAMPGLKIIREAGVERIRAKSKRMTARLIELADQRGWKVNAPRDPELRGGTVAIDMPNAQEVCQELLRRDVLVDFRPRAGVRFSPHFYNTLEEIDRAIQTVDEILSKMGVAAGAR
- a CDS encoding ABC transporter substrate-binding protein, with product MKPSFLRLVAASSLLLMAAAAQAGSRPRYGGEVRVLLHDRVASLDPAGEDDHPASRDRIAALIFETLTDVDAQGHARPRLASSWRFDAGKRTWTFRLRYANFHDGAPLAAADVVASLAKSSPNWKCTAVDRQTVSIETPSPVTRLPELLALEKYAIVKRMGDNTLVGSGPYRLNEWKPGERALLSANDDYWAGRSFPDMIEFILGATLRDQLAERQLGPYSAAELTLDQTRAVESANQNISLSRPSDLLVVLFFQPDLAASSAAPAKKAIDPRVREVLAYALNRGAINNLLLQKRGAPASGLLPQWLTGYEFLFPGSFDLEHAKQLRQETAALVIVPRISLAYDFADPVAKLVAERIALDAREAGLVVQPFAESHVNSRSARAAINADAVLLRIPLASLEPSVALAAVSDELGLSDASAAALSASRPEDVFAAEQKALERFRVIPVAHIPQVLWLNVGIRNWQQMPNGSWALDQLWTEGIR
- a CDS encoding sigma-54 dependent transcriptional regulator — protein: MKASLLIVDDDANTLASLSRAFRLAGHEVTVCDNPVRALEMVKAEPFDLIFSDVVMPVMDGLKLLEAIRAAGVVTPVVMMSGQAHIEMAVKATRLGAMDFLEKPISTDKLLLTVQNALRMERLKQENQQLRQKLGGDGIVYTGEKMKRLLAQVDRVAASETRVCILGETGTGKELIARTVHEKSSRREGPFITLNCAAVPAELIESELFGHEKGSFTGAAGRHIGKFEQAHEGTLFLDEIGDMPLAMQAKLLRVLEQGEVERIGGDKPVKVNVRVVVATHRNLEEQTRQGGFRQDLFHRIFVFPVVLPPLRERPEDIPALAAHFAAQITKQNGWKDVTFSPDALQALQAYAWPGNIRELRNVVERLLLFAESDTITAATVQTALPGQASASGSAGGMALASGSGTLAERVEQVERQIILEEIKRQNHHITNAAKALGLERSHLYKKCQQLGIDLREMRK
- a CDS encoding HAMP domain-containing histidine kinase, which gives rise to MSLRTKLLLVVAMGIAASVGAVAWLIEERAHEAFRQVEEERTAGLVNQFRREFDHEGEEIIHGVETIANSDSMLRMTTEITNGADVAVYMNEAAGYAAAQRLDFLDFISPDGTIISSAHWPARVGYKQRWFLDPAVPLPQPAFLRHVENQQGSTLAMLCLRPVRTHGANYYLVGGRRLDAVLKSLSPPEGVRVSIYSVPEQGPPEVLTSTAPGAAKDTLDVNKFMATIQKSIAENSEQATTVEWGRAMQLEEIVHVIPLPGYSGKVPAALLVGNSLEQELTLEKRIRNISLIIAGVGVFLGVVITGILTTRMSSPVKKLAAAAAQVGQGNWDVRVDVKSKDEVGKLAVAFNKMTEELMAQRERLVQSERVAAWRELARRLAHELKNPLFPLQITVENLLRARENTPQEFDEVFRESTATLLAEIANLKTIIGRFSDFSKMPAPQLQAVDLDELVRSVVQLFQGQLTRGANKIEPVLDLGRPPQISGDPVLLRRVIENLVLNAIDAMPKGGKLTFRTAADGKFAVLDVSDSGTGLTQEECERLFTPYYTTKQHGTGLGLAIAQSVVSDHQGRISVSSRKDQGTTFHVELPLWNSD